The Elgaria multicarinata webbii isolate HBS135686 ecotype San Diego chromosome 1, rElgMul1.1.pri, whole genome shotgun sequence genome has a window encoding:
- the LOC134413381 gene encoding uncharacterized protein LOC134413381, giving the protein MAQSDNGIEMPALGRPFQLGMLYDCRKDALIPGITLWDLESLQRNLNIRPQPKTESEILMSDSIDDKASALNISAALKASFLGGLIEVGGSAKYLQDTKTSRQQARVTLHYKATTKYEQLTMSHLGIQNVSYPAVFEHGTATHVVTAILYGAQAFFVFDREVFSSETVQKIERNIKVLIGKIISFTGEAEMSEKEKSRVQSIQCKFHGDFSLKSNPVSFQDAKKIYASLPIMLGEDGEKAVPVRVWLYPLSKLDSKAAKMVHEVSLALIADVKAVMEQVNEIKMRCNDLAKNPIPNTFPEIKKKIQQFKNLCNQYRQIFQKELARALPSIRGGEKEEGALVDILMSINQSPFNSQRLHEFLDTKEREIHFVKSYLAILNGMEVITSQKKLEEKVLDEQNEFVVSFTFTSLHDEEPFLSSLHQWIKKPFLHKMSDPKTGRFVPEKYKAWFEHEENSQNAWKAAKSISDFSRVNKSDGKTRCIVASVPDGDNPGASIYLCENGELVSSSFELPSKPLPLLIGGIGHDYVQLTLQPAEYGRASVLSYQVEYKITGEEGWKAVDTEDSQETFLLGGLSPNTEYQFRYAARSKPGLSESSDVTQPVKTLPTSPPREPREVTVGPSVISVAWESPSVLGVGVLIKEYKVEYRGGGREGNESGKDEWNEKRTGGETEFCEIDSLKSQSPYRVRVSAVCADGAQSDPSEEVEVSTSRVEEGKTRLAYKYLPESTLIEMGVPSVYALPLQKATRDASTSRLKYQLGKENLQVPNKVIMMIGATGSGKTTLINGMVNYILGVEWEDAFRFKLIHKVTNGSQAESETAEVTTYVLSYREGFKIPYSLTIIDTPGFGNTTGTECSKFLREQIQEFFSNPGSIDHIDALCLVVQASFGRLPPDQKYVFDSVLSIFGKDIKDNTQVLITFADGQAPPVLEAIQKADVPCAKEAHGSPVHFKFNNSALFANSRKESGGSFNGDEMFWQMGTESMKAFFDSLNKLATGSLSLTKEVLRVRKELDAVVERLQPHIKTGLVKREELRKTQHALNQCKDDVAANQHFEYEVVKTVPVKEEISGSGSYAVNCTICQFTCHYPCGSPGDADRPGCAALNPNSGSCAVCPGQCAWEAHLKEKFRFQYKVVKEKKTYEELKQKYEKACGERKATEKTLRNLCQEYEEVRGVLGGLAQKASQSLQRLQEMALKPSFWSAPQYVDLLIMSEQQQLKPGYQGRIQTLKGVKEAAEITQKIANQEPLLPGEQGLYAQGEPRKPPPPRTATLVKGGGGRS; this is encoded by the coding sequence GGATCACACTTTGGGACCTGGAGTCACTCCAGAGGAACTTGAATATCAGACCACAGCCCAAGACCGAATCGGAGATCCTCATGTCCGACTCCATTGACGATAAGGCCTCTGCCCTCAACATCTCAGCAGCGCTCAAGGCCAGTTTCCTGGGGGGGCTGATCGAAGTGGGAGGATCAGCCAAATaccttcaagacaccaagacgTCCCGGCAACAGGCCAGAGTCACTCTGCATTACAAAGCCACCACCAAGTACGAACAACTGACCATGAGCCATTTAGGAATCCAAAATGTCTCCTACCCGGCCGTCTTTGAGCATGGCACAGCCACCCATGTTGTCACTGCCATCTTATATGGAGCACAAGCTTTCTTTGTGTTTGACCGAGAAGTCTTTTCTTCTGAGACTGTACAGAAGATAGAAAGAAATATAAAAGTTTTGATTGGGAAGATAATATCATTCACAGGGGAAGCAGAGATGAGTGAGAAGGAAAAATCCAGAGTTCAAAGCATCCAATGCAAGTTTCATGGAGATTTTTCTTTGAAGAGCAATCCAGTGAGTTTCCAAGATGCCAAGAAAATCTATGCCTCTCTACCCATAATGTTAGGGGAGGATGGGGAGAAGGCTGTGCCAGTGAGAGTCTGGCTGTATCCACTGTCCAAGCTGGATTCCAAAGCAGCTAAGATGGTGCATGAGGTGAGCTTAGCCCTGATTGCTGACGTTAAAGCAGTCATGGAGCAAGTGAATGAAATCAAGATGAGATGCAATGACCTAGCAAAGAATCCCATTCCTAACACCTTCCCAGAAATCAAGAAGAAAATCCAGCAATTCAAGAATCTCTGCAATCAATACAGGCAGATTTTCCAGAAGGAGCtggcaagagccctgccttccaTCCGGGGAGGTGAGAAAGAGGAAGGTGCCCTGGTGGACATCTTGATGTCCATAAACCAATCACCCTTTAATAGCCAAAGACTCCATGAATTTCTGGATACCAAGGAACGAGAGATTCATTTTGTGAAATCTTATCTTGCTATCCTAAATGGGATGGAAGTTATCACCTCGCAGAAGAAGCTTGAAGAAAAAGTGCTTGACGAACAGAATGAGTTTGTCGTATCATTTACATTCACTTCTTTACATGATGAGGAACCGTTTTTATCCAGCTTACACCAATGGATTAAGAAGCCATTTTTGCATAAAATGTCAGATCCCAAAACAGGCAGGTTTGTGCCAGAAAAATACAAGGCCTGGTTTGAGCATGAAGAGAATAGCCAAAACGCTTGGAAAGCTGCCAAATCCATTTCAGATTTTTCCCGTGTCAATAAATCAGATGGGAAGACCCGGTGCATTGTGGCCTCCGTCCCAGACGGGGACAACCCAGGAGCTTCCATTTACCTCTGTGAAAATGGGGAGCTAGTCAGCAGCAGCTTTGAGCTGCCCTCAAAACCTCTCCCTCTCCTCATTGGTGGAATTGGCCATGACTATGTGCAGCTGACCCTTCAGCCGGCTGAATATGGGAGGGCTTCTGTCTTGAGCTACCAGGTGGAGTACAAGATCACAGGAgaagaaggctggaaggctgTGGATACAGAGGACAGCCAGGAGACTTTCCTATTGGGGGGTCTGTCTCCAAACACAGAGTACCAGTTCCGATACGCTGCCAGGAGCAAACCAGGCCTTAGTGAGAGCAGCGATGTGACTCAACCTGTAAAGACACTGCCCACCAGCCCTCCTCGGGAACCGAGAGAGGTAACCGTAGGGCCTTCCGTAATCTCTGTTGCCTGGGAGAGTCCCAGTGTCCTTGGAGTGGGAGTTCTTATAAAGGAGTACAAAGTGGAGTAcagaggggggggcagagaggggaaTGAAAGTGGCAAAGATGAATGGAATGAAAAAAGAACAGGGGGGGAAACCGAATTCTGTGAAATTGACAGTCTGAAGTCTCAGTCGCCGTACAGAGTCCGAGTGTCGGCTGTGTGTGCCGATGGGGCTCAGAGTGATCCCAGCGAAGAGGTGGAGGTTTCCACATCACGTGTAGAAGAAGGGAAGACCAGACTCGCATACAAATACCTCCCAGAAAGCACCCTGATAGAAATGGGGGTGCCATCAGTGTATGCCCTTCCTTTGCAAAAGGCCACAAGAGATGCCTCAACGTCCCGTCTAAAATACCAGCTAGGAAAAGAGAACTTGCAAGTCCCCAACAAAGTCATTATGATGATCGGAGCAACGGGGTCAGGGAAAACCACTCTCATCAACGGGATGGTCAATTATATCCTGGGCGTTGAATGGGAAGATGCCTTTCGATTCAAACTTATTCATAAAGTGACCAATGGGAGTCAAGCTGAAAGTGAGACAGCTGAAGTGACAACCTATGTGCTGAGTTATCGGGAGGGTTTCAAAATCCCCTATTCCCTCACGATCATTGACACTCCTGGATTTGGAAATACGACAGGCACAGAGTGCAGCAAATTCTTAAGAGAGCAGATCCAGGAGTTTTTCTCCAACCCAGGCAGCATTGACCATATCGATGCTCTCTGTCTTGTAGTTCAGGCCTCCTTTGGTCGCTTACCTCCCGACCAGAAATATGTGTTTGACTCGGTGCTCTCCATTTTTGGGAAAGATATAAAGGACAATACCCAGGTCCTGATCACCTTTGCAGATGGACAGGCACCCCCTGTTCTAGAGGCCATCCAGAAAGCGGACGTGCCGTGTGCGAAGGAGGCCCACGGCAGCCCTGTTCACTTCAAATTCAATAATTCCGCGCTGTTTGCCAACAGTCGTAAAGAAAGTGGGGGCAGCTTCAATGGCGATGAAATGTTCTGGCAAATGGGCACTGAGAGCATGAAGGCCTTCTTTGACTCGTTAAACAAATTGGCGACTGGAAGTTTATCTTTGACGAAGGAAGTCCTCCGGGTCCGGAAGGAGCTGGACGCCGTCGTGGAGCGGCTGCAGCCCCACATCAAAACAGGGCTGGTGAAACGGGAAGAACTGAGGAAGACACAGCATGCTTTGAATCAGTGCAAGGACGACGTGGCGGCCAACCAACACTTTGAGTATGAAGTAGTAAAAACTGTGCCTGTGAAGGAGGAAATCTCTGGTAGCGGCAGCTATGCCGTTAATTGCACGATTTGCCAATTCACCTGTCACTACCCTTGCGGCAGTCCTGGGGACGCGGACAGGCCAGGTTGTGCCGCTCTCAATCCGAATTCGGGAAGTTGCGCCGTCTGTCCTGGCCAGTGTGCCTGGGAGGCGCATCTCAAAGAGAAATTCCGATTTCAGTATAAAGTAGTAAAAGAGAAAAAGACCTATGAGGAGTTGAAGCAAAAATATGAAAAGGCCTGTGGTGAGAGGAAGGCCACCGAGAAGACACTTCGAAATCTCTGCCAGGAATACGAAGAGGTGAGAGGAGTTCTAGGAGGCCTTGCCCAAAAAGCTTCCCAAAGCCTCCAGCGCCTGCAGGAAATGGCCTTGAAGCCCAGCTTCTGGTCGGCCCCTCAATATGTGGACCTGCTCATCATGTCAGAACAGCAGCAGCTAAAGCCTGGCTACCAGGGAAGGATCCAGACGCTGAAAGGAGTGAAGGAAGCGGCTGAGATCACGCAAAAGATCGCCAACCAGGAGCCCCTGCTGCCTGGAGAACAAGGCCTCTATGCGCAGGGAGAaccgaggaagcctcctccccCTCGGACAGCCACGCTGGTGAAAGGGGGCGGGGGCCGCTCTTAG